AAGGTGTGTGTGGCCAGGGAGGCTGAGCCTGATCTCTGAGGGATGAGGGAATGGAGCCTCCACAGAGCAGGTACTGTTGCACTGGGACCAGCCGGGCATCTCTCTGCTCCATACAAAGTGTTACTGTGCGGTGTTTTCCACATCCCGTTCCAGCGCTGCTTTGTGGAAAGGCACCTTGCGATCTAGCACAAACCTGATCTTTTCTCCCTCACCAGCTTTTCAGCATAGAAAAATGTGTTCCCATGCTTAGGTACTCAGAGTGTTTGCCGCGTTTCACAGGCTGAGATGCTCTTCCCGATCGAAAACAGCTGACTGAACGTTCTGAGTATTGGCATGTAAATCAGTGTGCTGACCTTGCTGGGGTCTGGGAAAACCCGTCCCAGCTTCAGACTGCATTTGAGCCTCAGGATGTCAGCAGTTTGAATCACTGTGCTATGCCCTGCATGCCAATTGCAGAACCCACTTCAAATTCACAGTGGTGTTTGAAAGTACCAGGAGCAAGGCGAGCACAACAGGGCTGCAGCATCAACAGTTGTTGCCTACCTTGTTCTTCTGCGATGGCATTCTCGCAATTCTGCCATTTGAAgctaatattctttttctttcttccgTCACCTTTTGTGCAGATAAAACAATTTAAGCCTATGTATTAGTGGAGTGCTTCAACATCTACAGGCAGCTAAGTACCACTACACAGCTCTCTCACTCCCTCCCTTAATAGAACAAGAGGAGGAATGTAGGATGGGAAAAAGGCTCAGGGGGTTGAGGTAAGAACAGAGATCACTCTCCTAGTCTCATAGtgggcaaaacagactcagcacAGGGGAGGTTAATTTACTGCTTGTTACTAACAGGCTAGAACAGtgagaaactaaaagcaaactgcaaataCCTCCCTGCCATCCACCCTCTGCCTCCTACCCCTAAGTGATACAGAGCAATGGGAATGGAGAGACACTTTGTCTCTGCTGCGCCTACACGATTCCTCTCTATCCTTGCTGCTGCATGAGGTCCCTCCCATAATGCTGTCTTTCCCAAACTCATCCTGTGTGAGCtttccacaggctgcagctttgccagcactgctccaacacGGCTCTATACCACAGGGCCCACCCTTCAAGCACTTCTTCACGTGGGTCCCCACAGGCTTCAGTTCCCCCAGCCTTCCTGCtttccatgggctgcagctccagcccaggctgctcctgTGGGGTATCCATGGGGTGTACATCATTCAGGGCCCATCCCCTGCTGCCCCATGGCCTTCTCTGTGGCTGCAAGTGGAGATCTGCTGTGTGGTGTCTGTGGGCTGCAGAAGGATGACCTGCTCCTCCAtgggcctctcctgggctgcagggagctgcaccTGGAGCAGCTCCTACCCTCCTGCACTGCCATAGTAAAAACTTCCCAAAAGATATTTCTGTGTATGTCATTTAAATGTCATGTACCTGACATAAAGTTGAGAAGGGTTTTGAGAAGTCACCTAGCATGTTACCGTACTGTAAGACAAGATTAACGGTATTACCCAGGAGAGCTTGGACAAAGTTATCTTTTCAGGACTGCTTGTTTTCAAGGCTTCAGCACTCTCGGATAGTCTGGAAATGTTTCTCATAGCAGTTGCCACCAAAGAGAAGGATGCTGAGGTATTGTAATGCTCTTCCAGCACATCAGTCTGGAAATGTGAGTTATATTACTGTATAAATCCATGGTTTATCCATCCTTGAAGATGTCAATTCCAGTTCCCCaatcacagaaatatataaGGACTCTTCAGCCTAGAAGAGGGAAAGGGCTGACAAAGAGGTGGCACGGAAGAGGTGTACAGAGAGCACTTGGAGGAGGAGCCATCAGATGAAGCTAGTGGGCTGCAAGGAAAAATCTCAAAGCAGTTTGTGTTCTTAGGCTCTTTCTGAGCTATCTGAAATTGGATGTCACATGTGGAACACCAGGCTTATTTTTGTTGTGACTTATTGTGGTAATTCTTAGGCCTTGCCTGCTTTTATGATTAGAAAGCTGTTTCTGTCTAAGTTAACTTTTCCATACAGAAATTTTGTGTATATAGAGAACCACTTGTCTCATCTGTAAAATCTTCACCTGTATGTGTAGCTGGTCCTTGTTAGCTCCTGTTCAAGCTGAACAGCTTGTTCAGTCTGTGCCTCAAAATAAGAGCCCttggtttattttctcagtgatcTTTCCTGAGCTCATTTTAACTACCTTTGTAGTCCACGAATGTCTGAACTGTGGTGTCAGAAACTTGATGTAGTCATCTTTTGGCTTATATAATGTTACCCTATGGCAAAACATCCCTAGTACTCATAAAGTATTGCGAGGCCAGCTATTTCTTACTAACATAATTTGTTCACGTCCATTGTCTTTCCATTGtcttcttcctgctcttgtCCTCAACATGTGCTTGCAACCGCTTCTGGTCTCTGGGTTGTCTAAAAGTTTAGCATGTTAATTAGTCTACAAATGCATCCAGCATATTTCTGCATCACGCCCCAGCatctttttctgtgtgctggCGTTATCCAATTGACATTTGGAGCCCTATATACATGCTGCTAATGTTCACTTTGAAAATTAAGCTCTTCCTGGtaatagtaaaagaaaaaaatatatatattataataaagTTATCTGAGTAGATTTCTCTGTCTGATTGATAGAGTTGAAGGCGATAGCAAAGAGTTTCAAACAGGTATAAACAAACACAGGCTCTGATGCCAACTCAGTGCTAGGAAAGTTAGCAGAAGTGtgattgctgctttttctgaCCCAAAACATCCTTGGGACGCTCACACTTCAGTGCAGCCCCTTTGGAGATATAAGCTGTCCAAGGGTGAGATGAAAAGTATCTGTGAAGCAGGTTAAGTGCCGTTTCAGGTAGTGGCTGGTAGTGTCCAACACGGCCCTGATCACTGAatactgttgtttgttttcacaaacCAGCACCTCGCAGTTTCTGAGCGAACAACTGCTGCGAGGAGACCATAACCTCTGGATTTCAAAGGAGCCATCGTTTCACTGGTGCCTCTGTGGTTAATGTAAGAAAGGTGTCTTGCCATAAACTTTTCCGAGGTATtcagcaaggttggaaagggGTCGGCCCGGGCAGGAAGCCCTTGTCTGTGCTATAAAGAAAATAGCGagtaacaaaatgaaagcatcaaAGGCCCAACAGGATGCAGTCCCATGAGCCCTCTCTGGCATGTTAGTCCTGCTTGAAAGTTAGCATTGAGTGAAGAGTGACCTTAAAACTCGCTTCATTCAAACAGACTGGGCTCAAGTTTAAAGTTcaaggcattttgttttttcacctgTTTCCTACAGTTTTAAGAAACTTCTGAAGAATTAATGTGTAACTATATCTGGTCACTGAGCCAGCGCTAAGAATTTTTCTCAAGGGAAAATAATGTTACTGTATGGAGGGAGAGAAATGGAtactttctgagctgcaagggAAAgcttcagcaaaataaaacccaaatccACTGCTACCACAGCCACAAAAGGCCGTGGAGCAAGCGTGAGGCACACACTGCTCCTGTTATTTATCCAAAAAAGCTGCTGGGATGCAATAGTTGTCGGAACCGTGGCAAAAAGGATGCTTAtggcctgagctggtgggaggcaaGGCCGTGCCCCTGGCTCAGGACCCAGCATCTTAGCTGGGATGGGGCCCTGCAGTCCCACAACTGGGCTCACCCCCACATCTCCTGCCCTCCTGACCCCAAGGCAGCCCCCTGTCCTCTGATCTTTGCATCCCACATAGCAAAGGGAGCAGTAACGTGGCCCACAAGCAGGCTGCCCATCCACCTTTTGTAGTTGAAAGAAAGAGTTGGGAGAGATGACATACAGATTTCATTCCGTTTCCTCACGCCGTTAAATTTTAATGATTCTAACATGAATATTTCATGAAAGAACCTTTTGAATGGGTTTGTTTTGTCCTGGCATCTACCACCTAGTACAGAATCTGATTTCtattattgtttcttcttttttttttctctgaggtAGATCAGCAGAGGTTTGAAGTGTCAAACCAGATTAAGTGAGGAAGGCCGCTTTCCCGTGGCACCGCCAGCCACCCAGCGATGTGCTGCTTCTGGCCAAACCACTGTGCAATGACCCTGAAATACAAGTCCTGCTCTTTGCTCTCCTTGCCACAAGGTGGCTGAGGATGGTTTGAAAGCACAGATCTGAGCGCTTGGAGTTGTGCTGGAAGTGGAGCAGCCTGTCCAGAAGGCAACACCCAGCAACACATACGCAAAGGCAGTGTGTTGAGCTTACCCCAGGTGGACGGCAGGGCCATCCGTGGCCATGGAGGGCAAGGGGAAGCTTGGTCACcagctttcttctgttacaGATGTGGAAGTGCGGCAAGTCTGGGGCTTGGAAGCTCCATCTCTGTGTAACCTTTTAACCCTGAAAACTTCTTAGAAGCTTATCTTCAGATGTACAGTAAGGAGAGATCTTAGCTTCATGGAAATTAAGCGTATCTTTTTCCTACAGATGCGCCACTCAGCATTAAGCTTTTTATATGTGTTTTaggttttccctttttattttgtaacttATTAACTCTGACAAGTAACCTCTTGGTTGTGAACAATTTAATTCACAATTCATTTTTCCGATTCAAAGTGAGCACGAGTGCCCTAATCCCCTAATGGGAATTAATTGCATGTTTCAGTGCTTAACTCTGATCCTTTCCCAATCCCCACTGGGACGAGTTTCCTCCTGAAAGATCTCTGTTTGTTATTCAAAACACAGTCTGAAAGGTAatgatttttcttataaaagGGAGTCGGACGAACTGAATATTAATGTCCTTTTTATTGTAAGGGAATGAGCTGCATCTGAAAAAACTCATTTATGTCATGAAGGATAGATTACGCTGGAGTATATCTGATAAAACACTGAGACAAATCAGTGTGGTCTTTTTCCTTAAGTGAAAGCTGTTTGCCAGTAAATAAAGGCATGCACCATTTTTGCTGGAAAACTATTCTGTTGCAGAGAGAAACTCACTAAGGGAGAAGCTGCTTTGCTACCGGTTAAAAGGCCTGGTGATTGTAGATGATGCTCCTCTTGGTCGGTAATGTACCCTTTGGATAACCCAGCTGACCTAGCTGataaattaagaataaatagctgaaataaaacctgtttATATTCTGATTCCAGTTAGTTTTTATAGATTTTTCAAACGCTGGATGTTGTTCAACAACAAATGGAGCTTCTTGTGCTTAGAAGATGTGACTGCAGGCAGAGGTGGTTTGGCACGTGGGCACATATAAAAAAGACTTCAGGATGGATCTTCCAGTTTTGTTAGCGCTGAAATAATAACAGGGTCCTGCCTCCCAGTCCGTCCCCAAGGTAAACAAGTGGAAATAGCATCGGCTCTGCTCACCCGGACAAGAGGGGTGAAGGTGCTCCTGACGACAGCGTCGCCTGGCCTGCCCTCATCAAGTCAGTAAAGGAGGCCTGTCAGCTGGGAGTCACTGAAAGCACCAAagagaaatgttgtttttccctttccctgaaCAGGCGAGACAAACACGTCCTTGTGCTCGCGACGGCAGCTTCCGAGCAGCCCTGGCTCAGCTGGACGTGGCCTCCCTGGCTCTGCCGGCACTCAGCAGGCAGAGCCAGCCAGCAGGACCCGGTGCTGGGCTGCGGGAAGCCTTCAGCATATCCCTGAAGCGGCCCTACAACAGGTTGAACTTAACCCAAGCCTGTGCCAGGCCACCTCATTCTGCAACACAGCACTTGTTCCAGTCTTTTCATTCCCTTTCAGGACAGGCAGCTCTGTGGTCAGGCTGAGTGATGTCCCAGTTTGCACAGTGTTAGCTGTGCTGCAGCTACAAGTATTGTGCTTCTTACTgtgctttcctgtttgtttggggttatttttttttttgagagtgTAACCAAGTTGGTATTGCTAACATCAAAAATGCTCACCACCAAATGTATGCAAATACAGCGCAACATGACGGCAAGTTTGAATGCATTAATTTGCTTTGGGATGATTAATGCCACTGTGCTTTATTTTACCATGAAACAAGATACTTGAACTGAAACCAGGCACCTCTGTCTCTGAATATAATGTTGTTTCTCAAATCCTGAATATTGCCATGGTGAAGGGGAGCCACAcgctgtgctgggctgcacagACCTGGGGATGAGGAAAAGTTCATCACTACAGCCTTTAAAACCAGCCCCTCTGCCAAGGAGGGGCAAAATTGTCCTTTGGCTTCACTTCTGCAGGCTTAACACTACCTGGACATGGCTGGGGCTACTTAAACCATAAATGCAGTGGAGCAGTATAGTAAGGTGATTGCGTAGCTGAACTGCAGCGTGCCTTTTTGTTGTCGTtggggtgttttgttgtttgtttggttgttgttttctaaCTTGTTCCAATCACTGGGATGGCTCCCTGGGTTGCTTTTGGTGTGTTATGGAGCATGGCATCATACTTTGTGCAGCAGAGCTCCAGTGTAATCGTGAGAGAGGCAGAAAAACCTTGAGGAAAGCTTGAAGCTCAGCACTGTGTTGGCTTCTGGCGTGGCTTCCTTAGAGTCACAGAATATCCcgaattggaagggacctatagGGATCATTGACtccaactcctggctctgcacagcagcacccagaaaTCAGACCTTCTCCTTAGAGAAGGCCAGTCACATACGTAACATCTGCCTttgtccctctgctgcttttgcaggtACGATGGCTCGTGTCTTTGTGTACGGCACACTTAAAAAGGGCCAGCCCAACTACAAGCACATGATCAACACCGCCAAGGGGATCGCAAAGTACCAAGGAAGGGGCCGCACAGTGGAAAAATACCCTCTGGTGATCGCAGGGAAGTACAATATCCCTTACATGCTCAACATCCCGGGCAGCGGGCACCACATTGCAGGGGAGATTTACACTGTGGATGACCAGATGCTGCGGTTCCTCGATGAATTCGAAGGCTGCCCGGACATGTACCAGCGCACAACGATGAGAATTGAGGTGGTGGAGTGGGAGGGGAAGAGCGGCACAGCCGAGGTGCGACCAGCCAGCAGCGGGGTGATAGAGTGCTTTGTGTACAACACCAGCACCTACCAGCCTGAGTGGGTCCAGCTGCCCTACCATGACAATTACGATTCCTCCGGGACCCACGGCCTCTCCTACGTGCTACGAGAGAACAGAGATTGAGCCGGCACTGCCCTGCGAAGACAGTTCTAAGCAGGTGTTGTGTGGCAGCCCTTCCAGCAACCCCATAATGCCTTTCTCCTAAATCCCCAGATCTGTAACGTCCCAGACCTGGGCACGCTGGCTCTAGTGCTGCAGTGCTATAGGCCTAGAGACTGGCACAGCCTTGTGCTCCCACTAACCCACCCTAACTGGTTTGGCAGCATGATGGCCGAAATAACTGTGTGCACATCAATGAGGCAGTTTATGTTCtttcctgcccccccccccccccccacacaccccttCGCCTCAGTGCACGGCCAAGGTGAGTGCAACACAGACGAACACACTAATTCTTTCTTGTCTCAACTGATAAATTTATCATGTGTGTTCCATAAGCTGGGTGGAGTAATGACATTATCTTACTAACAgctaaaactgattttaaaaatcatatctgcaagcaaaataaaacGCACATCTATTATTGTCCTGTAATGGTAGGCTACTGAATGTAAACCAAGCGGCAAGCAAATgtctgtgggggaaaaaatgaccGCACAGGTAGTCTGTGCTTTGGGAAAAATACAACACTGCTGTAGAAATAAAGGGAAGGGATCTTCAGAGATGACTATTCTTACTTCAcgatgattatttttaaaacgtGTTTAGTTTTATGAGATACTGTAAAGAACCATTAAAGAATTATTAAagagaatttcatttaaaattgttATGTTTCATTTAGCATCCTCAGTTAAGCGCTTTAGGTACTGTTTCAGTTCACTGAGTGACTGGGATCTGGATGCTGAGGGCCAGAAAAGCAAACCTGACTTCATCTGCCCACTGCACCTcactggctgcagctgcagtgagcactATTAAGGCGGAGCTGAGCCAAGCACTTAAATGCAGAACTAGCAGTTGTATGCAGACTAGATCTCCTATGGGGAGGAAAGATCCTTAATCATGttattaagaaatgaaaaaggaccTATACGTGATTACTGCAACGTTTAAAGACTACTGTCCTCATGACCCAACCAACTGAGCTGGCTTCTGTACAATGCAGGGATATTGTGGCTGTGTTGTTGCACTGCTGTGCCTTTTATTTCCATCGACTGCAGCGTTTGGTAC
The Coturnix japonica isolate 7356 chromosome 1, Coturnix japonica 2.1, whole genome shotgun sequence DNA segment above includes these coding regions:
- the GGACT gene encoding gamma-glutamylaminecyclotransferase isoform X1, with translation MGYVFCLGTMARVFVYGTLKKGQPNYKHMINTAKGIAKYQGRGRTVEKYPLVIAGKYNIPYMLNIPGSGHHIAGEIYTVDDQMLRFLDEFEGCPDMYQRTTMRIEVVEWEGKSGTAEVRPASSGVIECFVYNTSTYQPEWVQLPYHDNYDSSGTHGLSYVLRENRD
- the GGACT gene encoding gamma-glutamylaminecyclotransferase isoform X2, with product MARVFVYGTLKKGQPNYKHMINTAKGIAKYQGRGRTVEKYPLVIAGKYNIPYMLNIPGSGHHIAGEIYTVDDQMLRFLDEFEGCPDMYQRTTMRIEVVEWEGKSGTAEVRPASSGVIECFVYNTSTYQPEWVQLPYHDNYDSSGTHGLSYVLRENRD